The Streptomyces kanamyceticus genome window below encodes:
- a CDS encoding MMPL family transporter: MATFLYKLGKLAFRRRHFVALIWVALLTLAGVGAASAPTAASSSFSIPGTEAQKAFDLLEKRAPEASADGASARVVFKAPDGQKVTDKANKAEIEKTVGALKSGSDQVARADDPFKAKTVSKDGSTAYAAVSYKVTSMELTDDDRDALEKTTDKARESGLTVEVGGDALQAMPETGSTEIIGIAVAAVVLVITFGSLIAAGLPLLTALIGVGIGVSSITALADALDLGTTTSTLAMMIGLAVGIDYALFIVSRYRGELADGRDREEAAGRAVGTAGSAVVFAGLTVVIALVGLAVVNIPMLTKMGFAAAGTVVIAVLIALTLIPALLGYAGKRVMPTGEKSRLFGGGRKKAADASGAEKPNMGTRWARFVVRRPVAVLLVGIVGLGAAAIPVSQLELGLPDDGAQPTSTTQRKAYDLVSDGFGPGFNGPLMVVGDLKGADDPKAAAQQIQKKISGLDDVLTVAPPMLTKAGDTAIISVVPSSKPSGIETEDLVHSIRDTGSTIKSDTGADIMVTGTTAMNIDVSQKLNDALLPYLALVVGLAFLLLIVVFRSILVPLKAALGFLLSVLAALGAVVAVFQWGWLGSLFGVEQTGPIMSMMPIFMVGVVFGLAMDYEVFLVTRMREAYVHGERPGQAVITGFRHGARVVSAAAVIMIAVFAGFIGSSEQMVKMIGFGLAIAVFFDAFVVRMALVPAVLALLGKKAWWLPKWLDRALPNVDVEGEGLRTEEEKAASAQGPDADRELARV; the protein is encoded by the coding sequence GTGGCCACATTTCTCTACAAACTCGGCAAACTCGCCTTCCGGCGACGCCATTTCGTCGCCCTGATATGGGTGGCGCTCCTGACGCTCGCCGGGGTCGGCGCCGCGTCCGCGCCCACCGCCGCGTCCAGCTCGTTCTCGATCCCGGGCACCGAGGCGCAGAAGGCCTTCGACCTGCTGGAGAAGCGCGCCCCCGAGGCCAGCGCCGACGGGGCGAGCGCCCGGGTCGTCTTCAAGGCGCCGGACGGCCAGAAGGTCACCGACAAGGCCAACAAGGCCGAGATCGAGAAGACCGTCGGCGCCCTCAAGTCGGGCTCGGACCAAGTGGCCCGCGCGGACGACCCGTTCAAGGCCAAGACGGTCAGCAAGGACGGTTCCACGGCGTACGCGGCGGTCTCGTACAAGGTCACCTCGATGGAGCTGACCGACGACGACCGCGACGCGCTGGAGAAGACCACCGACAAGGCGCGCGAGTCCGGGCTCACGGTCGAGGTCGGCGGTGACGCGCTGCAGGCCATGCCCGAGACCGGGTCCACCGAGATCATCGGCATCGCGGTCGCGGCGGTCGTCCTCGTCATCACCTTCGGCTCGCTGATCGCGGCCGGGCTTCCGCTGCTCACCGCGCTGATCGGCGTCGGGATCGGCGTCTCGTCCATCACGGCGCTCGCCGACGCGCTCGACCTCGGCACCACCACGTCGACGCTCGCGATGATGATCGGCCTCGCGGTCGGCATCGACTACGCGCTCTTCATCGTCTCGCGCTACCGCGGTGAACTCGCCGACGGACGCGACCGCGAGGAGGCGGCGGGCCGCGCCGTGGGCACCGCGGGATCCGCGGTCGTCTTCGCCGGACTCACCGTGGTCATCGCGCTGGTCGGCCTGGCCGTCGTCAACATCCCGATGCTGACGAAGATGGGCTTCGCGGCGGCGGGCACGGTCGTCATCGCCGTCCTCATCGCGCTCACGCTCATCCCCGCGCTGCTCGGCTACGCGGGCAAGCGGGTCATGCCGACGGGCGAGAAGAGCAGGCTGTTCGGCGGCGGCAGGAAGAAGGCCGCCGACGCCTCCGGTGCGGAGAAGCCCAACATGGGCACGCGCTGGGCCCGCTTCGTGGTCCGCCGCCCCGTCGCGGTGCTGCTCGTCGGCATCGTGGGTCTGGGCGCCGCGGCGATCCCCGTCTCGCAGCTGGAGCTGGGCCTGCCCGACGACGGCGCGCAGCCGACGTCCACGACCCAGCGCAAGGCGTACGACCTGGTCTCCGACGGCTTCGGGCCCGGCTTCAACGGTCCGCTGATGGTCGTCGGTGACCTCAAGGGCGCGGACGATCCGAAGGCCGCGGCCCAGCAGATCCAGAAGAAGATCTCCGGCCTCGACGACGTCCTGACGGTCGCCCCGCCGATGCTCACCAAGGCGGGCGACACCGCGATCATCAGCGTCGTGCCGTCCTCCAAGCCCAGCGGCATCGAGACCGAGGACCTGGTCCACTCGATCCGCGACACCGGCTCGACGATCAAGTCCGACACCGGCGCCGACATCATGGTCACCGGCACCACGGCCATGAACATCGACGTCTCGCAGAAGCTGAACGACGCGCTGCTGCCTTACCTGGCACTGGTCGTCGGCCTCGCCTTCCTCCTCCTGATCGTCGTCTTCCGCTCGATCCTGGTCCCGCTCAAGGCGGCGCTCGGCTTCCTGCTCTCGGTCCTGGCGGCCCTCGGCGCGGTCGTCGCGGTCTTCCAGTGGGGCTGGCTCGGCTCGCTCTTCGGGGTGGAGCAGACGGGTCCGATCATGTCGATGATGCCGATCTTCATGGTGGGCGTCGTCTTCGGCCTGGCGATGGACTACGAGGTCTTCCTCGTGACGCGCATGCGTGAGGCGTACGTCCACGGCGAGCGCCCGGGCCAGGCGGTCATCACCGGCTTCCGGCACGGCGCCCGGGTGGTCTCGGCGGCGGCGGTCATCATGATCGCGGTCTTCGCGGGCTTCATCGGTTCGTCCGAACAGATGGTCAAGATGATCGGCTTCGGCCTGGCGATCGCGGTCTTCTTCGACGCGTTCGTGGTCCGCATGGCACTGGTCCCCGCGGTGCTCGCACTGCTCGGAAAGAAGGCGTGGTGGCTCCCGAAGTGGCTGGACCGCGCACTCCCGAACGTGGACGTCGAGGGCGAGGGCCTGCGCACGGAGGAGGAGAAGGCGGCCTCGGCGCAGGGCCCCGACGCGGACCGAGAGCTGGCACGGGTCTGA
- a CDS encoding SsgA family sporulation/cell division regulator gives MSAVEQYARAHLVTDSSEGHRAVPVVLRYDPEADPHAVRIGLPGSHDRVFARQLLEQGLRAPTAVGGVHVWPCGRVQTIVEFHERDGVTVVQFDASALIRFLRRTHATASAVTR, from the coding sequence ATGTCCGCAGTCGAGCAGTACGCCCGCGCCCATCTCGTCACGGACTCCTCCGAGGGCCACCGCGCCGTCCCCGTCGTCCTGCGCTACGACCCGGAGGCCGACCCGCACGCCGTACGGATCGGCCTCCCCGGCTCACACGACCGGGTCTTCGCCCGGCAGCTCCTCGAACAGGGCCTGCGGGCGCCGACCGCGGTCGGGGGCGTCCACGTATGGCCGTGCGGCCGGGTCCAGACGATCGTGGAGTTCCACGAACGGGACGGGGTGACGGTGGTCCAGTTCGACGCGTCGGCGCTGATCCGCTTCTTGCGCCGCACGCACGCGACGGCCTCGGCGGTTACGCGGTGA
- a CDS encoding energy-coupling factor ABC transporter permease, with translation MHVPDGFINAPVSAVAGVVAAGAVAVSLKGARRELDEKTAPLAGLVAAFIFAVQMLNFPVAAGTSGHLLGGALAAILVGPYTGVLCVSVVLLMQGVLFADGGLTALGVNISDMAIVTTVVAYLVFRGLVKVLPKKRRSITVASFTAALLSVPAAAVAFTFMYAVGGTTDVSIGKVATAMVGVHVLIGIGEAAITALTVGAVIAVRPDLVYGARGLTQPLKLRVGGELVDAPAAEPAPVAARSTRKVWIAGIVTSLVLAGFVSFYASANPDGLEKVAHDKGIDKEAEEHASADSPLADYGVKDITDARLSGGLAGIIGVGVTVVAGSAVFWALRRRRTSDSSATAVPESEQV, from the coding sequence ATGCATGTCCCCGACGGATTCATCAACGCCCCCGTCTCGGCGGTCGCCGGGGTCGTCGCCGCCGGAGCCGTCGCCGTCAGCCTCAAAGGCGCCCGCCGCGAACTGGACGAGAAGACCGCACCGCTCGCCGGTCTCGTCGCGGCCTTCATCTTCGCCGTGCAGATGCTCAACTTCCCCGTCGCGGCCGGGACCAGCGGACACCTGCTCGGCGGCGCGCTCGCCGCGATCCTCGTCGGCCCCTACACGGGCGTCCTCTGCGTCTCCGTCGTCCTGCTCATGCAGGGCGTGCTCTTCGCGGACGGCGGCCTGACCGCGCTCGGCGTGAACATCTCCGACATGGCGATCGTCACCACCGTCGTCGCCTACCTGGTCTTCCGCGGCCTGGTGAAGGTGCTCCCCAAGAAGCGCCGCTCGATCACCGTCGCCTCCTTCACCGCCGCGCTGCTCTCCGTGCCCGCGGCCGCCGTCGCCTTCACCTTCATGTACGCCGTCGGCGGTACGACCGACGTCTCCATCGGCAAGGTCGCCACCGCGATGGTCGGCGTCCACGTCCTCATCGGCATCGGCGAGGCCGCGATCACCGCGCTGACCGTCGGCGCGGTCATCGCCGTACGGCCCGACCTCGTGTACGGGGCCCGCGGCCTGACCCAGCCGCTGAAGCTGCGCGTCGGCGGCGAGCTGGTGGACGCCCCCGCCGCCGAGCCCGCCCCCGTCGCCGCGCGCTCCACCCGCAAGGTGTGGATCGCGGGCATCGTCACCTCCCTCGTCCTCGCGGGCTTCGTCAGCTTCTACGCCTCCGCGAACCCCGACGGCCTGGAGAAGGTCGCCCACGACAAGGGCATCGACAAGGAGGCAGAGGAGCACGCCTCCGCCGACTCCCCGCTCGCCGACTACGGCGTCAAGGACATCACCGACGCCCGGCTCTCCGGCGGCCTCGCGGGCATCATCGGCGTGGGCGTGACAGTCGTCGCGGGCAGCGCCGTCTTCTGGGCGCTGCGCCGCCGCCGTACGAGCGACTCCTCCGCGACCGCCGTCCCGGAATCGGAACAGGTCTGA
- the cbiQ gene encoding cobalt ECF transporter T component CbiQ, with product MGAGHAHRLYRHGHSPVHALPPHTKLAAVLCFVIVVVSTPREAMWAFGLYAALLGVVAYAARVPAGFLLKRLLIEIPFVAFAVLMPFVAQGERVDVLGLSLSVNGLWGAWNVLAKGTLGVAASVLLASTTELRELLLGLQRLKLPPLLVQIASFMIRYGDVITDEMRRMKIARESRGFEARGVRQWGVLAKSAGALFIRSYERGERVHLAMVSRGYAGSMPVIDDITASRAQWTYALALPLTALVVCLLGWTL from the coding sequence ATGGGAGCGGGCCACGCCCACCGGCTCTACCGGCACGGCCACTCACCGGTGCACGCGCTGCCGCCGCACACCAAGCTCGCGGCGGTCCTCTGCTTCGTGATCGTCGTGGTCTCCACGCCGCGCGAGGCGATGTGGGCCTTCGGGCTCTACGCGGCGCTGCTCGGCGTGGTCGCGTACGCCGCCCGCGTCCCTGCCGGGTTCCTCCTCAAGCGGCTGCTCATCGAGATCCCGTTCGTGGCGTTCGCGGTGCTCATGCCGTTCGTCGCGCAGGGCGAACGCGTCGACGTGCTCGGCCTCTCCCTGAGCGTCAACGGCCTCTGGGGCGCCTGGAACGTCCTTGCCAAGGGGACGCTCGGCGTCGCGGCGTCCGTGCTGCTCGCCTCCACCACGGAGCTGCGCGAACTCCTGCTCGGGCTCCAGCGCCTCAAGCTGCCGCCGCTGCTCGTCCAGATCGCCTCCTTCATGATCCGGTACGGCGACGTGATCACCGACGAGATGCGCCGCATGAAGATCGCCAGGGAGTCGCGCGGCTTCGAGGCGCGCGGCGTGCGCCAGTGGGGCGTGCTCGCCAAGTCCGCGGGGGCGCTCTTCATCCGCTCGTACGAGAGGGGGGAGCGGGTGCACCTGGCCATGGTCAGCCGGGGTTACGCGGGGTCGATGCCGGTCATCGACGACATCACCGCGTCCCGCGCCCAGTGGACGTACGCGCTGGCCCTGCCCCTGACCGCCCTCGTCGTATGCCTGTTGGGATGGACCCTGTGA
- a CDS encoding energy-coupling factor ABC transporter ATP-binding protein, whose amino-acid sequence MDPVTATTAPASLDVSGLAFAYPDGHQALFGVDFTVGRGERVALLGPNGAGKTTLVLHLNGILTGGAGTVTVAGLPVGKKHMAEIRRRVGIVFQDPDDQLFMPTVREDVAFGPAAAGMRGPELAARVMKALGQVGMAEFAERPPHHLSFGQRRRVAVATVLAMEPEILVLDEPSSNLDPASRRELADILRSLDVTVLMVTHDLPYALELCPRALILSEGVIAADGATGELLADEDLMGAHRLELPFGFDPKSVKAGS is encoded by the coding sequence ATGGACCCTGTGACCGCCACCACCGCCCCCGCGTCCCTCGACGTCTCGGGCCTCGCCTTCGCCTACCCCGACGGGCACCAGGCCCTCTTCGGCGTCGACTTCACCGTCGGCCGCGGCGAGCGCGTCGCCCTGCTCGGCCCGAACGGCGCGGGCAAGACGACGCTCGTCCTGCACCTCAACGGCATCCTGACCGGCGGCGCGGGCACGGTCACCGTCGCGGGGCTGCCCGTCGGCAAGAAGCACATGGCCGAGATCAGGCGCAGGGTCGGCATCGTCTTCCAGGACCCGGACGACCAGCTGTTCATGCCGACGGTGCGCGAGGACGTCGCCTTCGGGCCCGCGGCGGCCGGGATGCGCGGACCCGAGCTGGCGGCGCGGGTCATGAAGGCGCTGGGGCAGGTCGGCATGGCCGAGTTCGCGGAACGCCCGCCGCACCACCTGTCGTTCGGGCAGCGGCGCAGGGTCGCGGTCGCGACCGTGCTCGCCATGGAGCCGGAGATCCTCGTCCTCGACGAGCCGTCGTCCAACCTCGACCCGGCGTCCCGCCGTGAACTGGCCGACATCTTGCGCTCGTTGGACGTGACCGTCCTGATGGTCACGCACGACCTGCCGTACGCACTCGAACTCTGCCCCCGTGCCCTGATCCTCAGCGAGGGCGTGATCGCGGCCGACGGTGCGACGGGCGAGCTGCTCGCCGACGAGGACCTGATGGGCGCGCACCGGCTCGAACTGCCCTTCGGCTTCGATCCGAAGTCGGTGAAGGCGGGGAGCTAG
- a CDS encoding serine hydrolase domain-containing protein — MDDVIGGVHGTAVAGFEAVRDAFVRNFAERGERGAAVTVYRDGHKVVDLWGGTKDVEGAATREHGVATREHGVAPWEHGTAQIVRSATKGVAAAALLLLHQRGELDLAAPVGAYWPEFKARGKEHVLVRHVLAHRAGVPALDRPLTPAEALDPDLAAAVVAAQAPFWEPGTDHGYHAHTYSWLTGELVRRVTGRPVGEWIDAEIARPLGLDLWVGLPDAAAARAGRVGRIEPPDAAGGLRVRPKRNVSEAYADPRSLTRRAFEAIDPAPDENDPAYRAAALPASNGIATADALARFYAALIGEVDGGARLFTPETVDLARTEAAAGPDRVLVVNTRFGLGYMLHGGASPLLGPGSFGHPGRGGALGFADPESGVAFGYVTNGMAKGVTADPRAQALVRAVRSVL, encoded by the coding sequence ATGGACGACGTCATAGGTGGAGTGCACGGTACGGCGGTCGCCGGATTCGAGGCGGTCAGGGACGCGTTCGTCCGCAACTTCGCCGAGCGCGGGGAGCGCGGCGCCGCCGTCACGGTGTACCGGGACGGGCACAAGGTCGTGGACCTGTGGGGTGGCACGAAGGACGTCGAAGGGGCCGCGACCCGGGAACATGGCGTCGCGACCCGGGAACACGGCGTCGCCCCCTGGGAACACGGCACCGCGCAGATCGTCCGCTCGGCGACCAAGGGCGTGGCGGCCGCCGCGCTGCTCCTGCTGCACCAGCGCGGGGAGCTGGACCTGGCCGCTCCCGTCGGCGCGTACTGGCCGGAGTTCAAGGCGCGCGGCAAGGAGCACGTCCTGGTCCGGCACGTGCTCGCGCACCGCGCCGGGGTGCCCGCGCTCGACCGTCCGCTGACGCCCGCCGAGGCGCTCGACCCGGACCTCGCCGCCGCCGTGGTCGCCGCGCAGGCCCCGTTCTGGGAGCCGGGCACCGACCACGGCTACCACGCGCACACCTACAGCTGGCTCACCGGCGAACTGGTGCGGCGCGTGACGGGCAGGCCCGTCGGGGAGTGGATCGACGCAGAGATCGCGCGGCCGCTCGGGCTCGACCTCTGGGTCGGGCTCCCGGACGCGGCGGCGGCGCGGGCGGGCCGGGTGGGCCGGATCGAACCGCCCGACGCGGCGGGCGGCCTGCGGGTGCGGCCCAAGCGGAACGTGTCGGAGGCGTACGCCGACCCGCGGTCCCTGACCCGCCGTGCCTTCGAGGCCATCGACCCCGCCCCCGACGAGAACGACCCGGCGTACCGCGCGGCCGCCCTGCCCGCGTCCAACGGCATCGCCACGGCGGACGCCCTGGCCCGCTTCTACGCCGCTCTGATCGGCGAAGTGGACGGCGGCGCACGGCTGTTCACGCCGGAGACGGTCGATCTTGCGAGGACCGAGGCGGCCGCGGGCCCCGACCGTGTCCTGGTCGTGAACACCCGCTTCGGCCTCGGCTACATGCTGCACGGCGGCGCGTCCCCGCTGCTCGGCCCCGGCTCCTTCGGCCACCCGGGACGCGGCGGGGCGCTCGGCTTCGCCGATCCGGAGTCGGGGGTGGCCTTCGGGTACGTGACCAATGGGATGGCGAAGGGCGTCACCGCGGATCCGCGGGCCCAGGCGCTGGTGCGGGCGGTCCGGTCGGTGCTGTAG